The Streptomyces sp. ALI-76-A nucleotide sequence ATCACCGGCGACATCACCCTGCGCATCGCGGACGTCGACCTCGTCCGGATCGACCTGAACGCGCTGATCAGCTCGGTGAACGAGCAGGTGCCGTCGCCGTGGGGGGAGTCGTCGTGACCGAGCGCCGCAACCCGGTCGACCGCAACAGGCTGGACCTGGAGCCCGACACCGTCGAGCGGGA carries:
- a CDS encoding gas vesicle protein, which codes for MTVIERREVALVDLLDRLLAGGVVITGDITLRIADVDLVRIDLNALISSVNEQVPSPWGESS